One stretch of Harmonia axyridis chromosome 1, icHarAxyr1.1, whole genome shotgun sequence DNA includes these proteins:
- the LOC123671346 gene encoding uncharacterized protein LOC123671346: MLGTTACTFEELATIFARIEAVLNSRPICPLSTDPSESVDFLTPGHFLIGAPLLSSPELSYDEFKTPLNRWEQHKKLFQQFWKKWSSDYLHTMLQRNKWHSENVCPSKGDLVLIKGVESSPATWPIGRILKLYPGPDGIIRVASVKTATGQYTRALTKLVPLNL; this comes from the coding sequence ATGTTGGGCACAACTGCCTGTACATTTGAGGAATTGGCAACAATTTTTGCTCGTATTGAAGCTGTACTAAACAGTAGACCGATATGTCCATTATCTACAGACCCCTCTGAGTCTGTCGATTTTCTTACTCCAGGACATTTCCTGATAGGTGCCCCCCTCTTATCTAGTCCCGAGTTGTCCTATGACGAGTTCAAAACTCCTCTCAATCGTTGGGaacaacataaaaaattattccaacAGTTTTGGAAAAAGTGGTCAAGTGACTATTTACATACCATGCTTCAACGCAATAAGTGGCATTCAGAAAATGTTTGTCCATCTAAAGGAGATTTAGTACTTATAAAGGGCGTTGAATCAAGTCCTGCCACTTGGCCTATCGGGcgtatattgaaattatatccAGGACCTGATGGTATAATTCGTGTAGCATCTGTTAAGACCGCAACTGGTCAATATACGAGAGCGCTGACAAAATTGGTGCCACTCAACCTTTAA